A stretch of DNA from Verrucomicrobiales bacterium:
CGGAGTCTTGGAACGCTCGCCCAGCGCGGGGGTATCCGGCCCCAGGACGGCGAACCAAATATAAGCCGAGTCCGGAATTTCCTTTCCATGGTTTCGCCACGCGACCGGGGCCGGGCCCCGGCCATGATCCACAGTGATGACAAAGCTCGTGTTACCACGATACTCGGGCAAGGATTGAACCAGAGCCCAAAGCTCCCCAATAAACCGGTCAAACTCGGTGGCGGCCTTCAGATAACGCTCGTAGTGCCCTTCGTGAGCCCAGTCGTCCGTCTCGCCAAAAGACACATACATAGCCCGGGGTTTGAGCGTCCGAACCGCGTGCTTGGCCGCGTATCCGACAAAAGTGTCCAGCAGCACTCCCGACCAAACCGTCCGGCCTCGCTCCACCATTTCGTTCAGAGCGGATGGCACCGGCAAACGTTCCGTCCCCTCAGGCACGTCAAATCCACTCCAGACCGGAAACCCAGCGCGTGGCGCGTTCAGAATCCACGGCAACACATCCCAGTTCACAGCCGCGGCGACGCGGCCACGGAACTCGGGTCTCCCTTCCAGCCACTCAAACACATTGGTGTTGGCATTGAGAATTTTGTCATTGCTCCGAACCGCAGGGTCCGCAAAGCCCGTCAGGAACTCGTTATATCCGGGATAGGAAAAGTGATGCCCATTGCTGACGCGCACATCGCTGCCCAGATCGCGGTTACCCCAGATCTGGCCCTGTTGCGCGACGGTCCCCCAGAGAAATGGCAACAAGGCTTCGCGGCGCTGAGCGGGAGTCGGACGATGGTACAGCTTCGCAATGGCGTTACTGTTCCCCACATTTCCAAACTCCTTGGTGAGCGCGAAATCCTCCGCGCCGCGAAACACTTCCTGCCAGCGCAACCCATCCGCGGTAATCAGAAAGACGTTGCGAGGGTTCGCTTCCGCGGCGGCACACTCCAGCCAAGCGCCCCCCAAAAAAGAGAGGAAAGCGGCGATCCAAACAGAGCCACGCTGCCGCGTCGCTAGCGGCAGCCCGCTCGTCGAGGCTCGATCAACGGGAAGGCAGGACGAAGGAGGGAAATCAAAGTCTCGGTCCATAAGGTTGCTTCGAAGTTGCGGTTACAGTTCGTTCAAGCTGGCATGGCAGTCTCAGTGGTGCGCGTTGTCGCGTCAAGCGAAGCGGATTTCTGAATCAACGGAGCCCACCGCGCAGGCCACCACCCATCTCGCTCGCCAGGAGGTGGCTCCTGAAACAATTCCAAAGCCACCGTCTCCCCCAGCTTACGGTAGCTTTCCCACTGGGACTCATCAAAGAACTGGTCAAGCGTCGTCTGTTGAGGGAAGTCGGCGTTGCCACGCTGATAAGCGAGCAAATCAGGCGACAATCCCTCCGTCAACCCCGGCTTGACGAACAGGAGCGTGGAGCGGGTTCCTTCCGGATAATCGACCCAAGCCAACGCGGCATGGGCGCGCACGCGGCGCGGTTCCAGGTCCGACTCCGACTCCCTGCGGGGACGCAAATCATCCAAGATCCCAATCCTACCCGGCAAGCTGCCGTGACCGTCATCGGCCCGTGCGCCCTTCTTCCGAGCCATCACGGCAGCGCACAGCCGCGAGGGCGCCACGTGAGCGAGCAACTCGTCATCACCCAGAAAATGAATCTCCGCCCCAAAATCCAGCCGAACCCGACGGATCAGGTTCGCAATGTCGTCGAGGTTTCCCACTGGATCAGCTCCCGCGTCGCTCATCAGGATGAAAGGCACACGACGCCGGATCAACTCGTACCCAGCCGTGTTCTCGAAATGCCCCCCGTCCGACAGATACCACCGATCCTCGTTCGTGATGCTGAACTCGCCGAAAAACTCGTCGCGAATATAGCTCTGCACTGGGAACAGCCCGCCCCAGGATAGTTGCTTCTTGGGAGAGAACTGATTCCTCCACCAGTAACCGAGGCGAATATTGAAGAGACCACACAGCAAGCTCGTGCCGAATGAGGTCCCGCTCCCTCCACCCACATTCCCCATGCCCGTGGTAAAAGCCGCGCCGGAAACCCCCACCCAGGCACCCAGCGACAAGGATTCAACTTCGATGATCCGAGCGGAGTCGGGCATCGTGACGCGCTCCGGAAGCCCGCCCAGAGAGACGGCATTCTGGGTGCCGAAGGAGAGCCCCGCCGGTCCCCGACACAAATTGAGTCCTTTGGCGGAATCGGACTGCATGCCGGTTTCCAGGCGGGTGGTACAGTTCAAAGCCACGTTGACCAGGTGCAACGGGCCACCGTGCTCGTAGGGTTTATAGTCCGCCCATCCCAGGTCGTCCTGCGGATGAACATCATCCACCGTGATCCCCGGATCAAACCACCGACGCAGGTTAGACGCCCCTTGATAAGCCCGCACCAGCCGGGCGGTGTAAAAGGAATGGAACGAGGAGAGATTCAGGAAACTGGCGGTATGCCCAAACATCACCGTCAAGATCAGCCCCAGACCCGTGGCCAGCCCCAGATCGAGCACAGACATTTGGCTGCGACGCGGCCAGGAGATGACGCCGGGTTGATCCTCACGGATCCCGATCAAATTGTCATCACTCAGAAAGGCCTTCGGCCCACTGAAAAACTCCTCATAGAGCCGGCCTCCAGGACTGTCTGGAACGATGCTCGCTCGAGCAGGCCGAGGCAGACTGTCCTCAAAAACACGGTCGGCAATATGCCTGGGCAGTTTTGAAAAAGATCCGACCGGAGCCGGGACCGCAGGCTCGAGCGCGACGTCGGCAGCCAAGGCCCCTGCCGGATCCGGGTTCATCCAACGCCACGCTATGCCGTGCCCCACGATCGAGACCGCCAGCGTAAGAACAAAAGCCAGCAACAGTCCGGCCCCGAGGGCCATGATCTGCAACGACCCCGCGAACCGGCTCTCTTTGCCGCCACCGAGCAGCGCCAGGTTGCGTCCAAATACGCCCAACCCGCCGATCCCCAACAAGCCGAAGATGGCAGTCACGAGATGGGCCAACCCTCCTTCATAGGCCACCAAGGCATAAACCGATTGCCCGAGGGAATCCACGATAACCCAGCCGAGCGCAGCTCCAAAGATGAGCAAAGAAGCCCGAAGCATTCGAGAGGTTTGACTGCGCAGCCAATGGGCCAGGGCGACGTAGTCCGAGTTTCTGCCGGAGCTTTTGCGATTCTCCATGTCCCGCTGCAGCACGTGGAACACCAACCGATACACCCCGGCCATCAGGCTCAACGTAATGAAGGCCCAGAACAGCGGCCGACCAGAGATCAGTATCGATCGGCCCGATTCGCCTAGGGTGTTCAGCGCCAGCATCGTCGCTGTGGTGGCCACCAACAGCAACATGTCCACCCCCACGACCCGAAGCAATCGACCGAGTCTCCATGAACCGATCCATCGGCCCCAAAACGAGCACCGAGGCTCCATCGATTCTGCTCGCAACGCGAGGTTCCAGAAGGTGAAGCCCAACATGGCCACCGCATAGGCCTGGGCGAGCGGTTCGGGGCGCTGGTGCGCGAACGCATCATACCAAAGCACGGGCAATACCATGAGCGCCAGAATGCTCAGCACCAAAGGCGTGCTCAGCAGGAGATTCGAGCCCTTGGCAGTAAAGCAGCGAACCATGCCCAAGCCACAGGCCCACAACGTGGCCAAGAAAGCCATCGCCGCTGCTCCTACAAAAAGGAACGAGATGCTGCTGCCAGGAAAAGCGACCGCCACCCCCACACCAAATGTCATCGTGACAATATTCACCCCGGCCACCCAGATGAACTGTCTCCCCTCACCCGCCTGCGACAGCCAGTAGGCCACGCCTAGGGGCACAGCCATCGTGAGCAGCACCAGGAAAGGAACAAAGGACCAAGAAGACCACCACCAATGCGGCCCAGCAAACCCGGCGAGCCGAACCTCCCAGTCGTGGAACAAGGACCAGGAATCGAGCATCGCTCGCACGAGATGGCTGGCCAGGAAGGCGGTCAGGACTGTGACCAGCATCACCAGTAGAACCGCCAACCAGTTCCGAGTGAAAATAGCGGCCGCCAGGGTGGTGCCTCCCGTCCCCTTGGGGGACATGTAGTTTCCGCTTTGCCTCAACCACCTCAGCGGAGGTGAATCGTTGTCGGCCAGCGCCTGACGGACCTGCTCGGCCCTCGGCAAGGCCGCCACCCGCTCCACAAACGCCCGGGTGTTCGCCAGGCTGTCCTTGACGGCGGAACTATCCCCGCCAGTGCCCGACTCAGCCTTAAACTGGGTCCAGTCGCGAGTGAAAAGACGCCCAAAGAATCCCCCGAAATAGCCTCCCCCCGACACCGTGGAAAGGTAGTCGACACGAGTCAGCAGTCCACGACGGGCCAAACCCTGGAACAATCCCAGACAGAACGTGGCGCTGCGGATCCCACCGCCCGACAGCGCCACTCCCGACGCATCCGATGGCAGTTCTCGAAGGTTTGGAAGAGGTGGTTGCCCAAGTGCTCGACGCCGCTGGTCGACCAATTCCAATTCCCTGCGCTGCAACTCGAGGCTCCAGCCTTTCATCGGCACACCCGCCCCGGGATCCACACTCTCAGTTCCTTCTGAAGATGCGCTATTCATAGAACCACCCGCTCGTCTCGAACCATCCGATCCGCCAACGTCTTCCGTGCCTTGCGTCCCGGGACCCATCAAAGTCGGCGGGTACCAAGGAGCGCGGTTGTAGCAGTGGAATGGTCAAAAACCAAGGGCTGATTCAAGCGGAGTGCTGAACGAACAAGGCCACCGAAGCGGTGTAGCCATGAAGGTAGTTCTTGCCCGCGATAGGACCCAACTCGCCATTGCAAAAGAAGCCTACCAAACCCAGAGGACCAAAAGCCTGCTGAACCCGATGAGCGTCGTGATGCACACGGCCAAAGAGTCGATACCCGCGCCCATTGCAGCTGCACAAGCACCCGCCCAGGACTCGCGATCCTGAGAGCTGATTCTGAGATCGTCGCAGGGTGACGGTCATATCCTCCGAGCTCGCCTCCGCATCACGCCGATGAAACTGCAGCGTCTGCCCCGGCCGCGGCAGGGCGCCAATCGCGATCGCACCCGTTTCGGCATCCGCCGCCAAAATATTCCGAATCAGAAAGTCCCCCCGCTGAAAGTCGTCCTGATACTCGTTCATCGCCAACCCGACGAAGAGATTGCCTCGGGTCACCGCCTGCAAGGAAGCTGGGAGAGCGCTTAGAGTTTCGAACAGGACCTGGTAGGCGGGCCGATTGCCGATCTCGAGGATCACGTTGCGCTCCGTCTTCGTGATCGTCCAGGCCTCGCCGATGGGGGTGCATCCCTGAGAGATAACCCCAACCATTCCCACCGCTCCCGAGAACGCGAGGGCGACTCCCCCGTCCTCGTAGACCTTGCCGTTGCAATAGATTTGAGTCTTTCGCGCGGCGTAATCTCCGCTGGCTAAGCCGCCAAGGATCGGCACCCCCGGAAATGCGTCGTTCCACTGTCGGAGCCAAACCTCGGAATTCAACGTGAAGGGATCCGCAAATACCAGCCAGCTCTGCACTGTTTCCGGGGTCCGTCCGGTCTCCAGATGCCAGTAGCCCGCGCCGTTCCATTCCTCGACTTGCTCTTGGTTGAAGCGGATCGCTTCCAACTGGGTGTCTGGAAAATAGAACAACCCGACAGAAATGCCGGCCTCCTCCTCGATCTCGCGCTCTCCCGAAACCAGGCTATTGCCAGAACAGCCAACCAGCCACGGGATCCGCGCTTCAACCCGCAGAATGTCCAGGAGTTTCTCGGCGACCGAGAAATAGCGAGGCGAGATAAATACCAGTCCTAGGCTGACCGGATGAGGGTGAAGCTTCGAGCACAGGTCCCGGCACCATGCCGCAAACCGCGCCTCGTCGGCGTCTCCAGTCCAATAGCCCGCGATGGAAAACTCATTCTGCAAGCGGATTTCTGGCGGAGGAAAGGAACTATTTTCCCGTAAACATCAGGTCGACGAACTCTCCTGGACGCAGAGTCATTCCAGCAGGAAGGCTCACCAGCACCGAAAGTGCTTTCTCCAGACGGGTATTGTCCGGCGACACCAGAGCCGGATTCAGATACTCAAACTGCGGAGCCACCTTCAACACTCGCGCGCTCGCCACCGAGCGATCCTGCCGCCGTGTCCGGACCCGAACCTCGTCGTTGACGTTGGGCATCCGATAGACCGGCTGACGGATGTATCCGATGATATGAGTTACATTCGTTGAGGTCACGATCACGATCGGATCGCCCGCCCTGACCTTTTCTCCGGGACGGAAGGACACCAGGCTAACAACCCCGTCCGCAGGAGCGATCAAGGGCACGGGACGTGCCAACACCGCCAGCTGGTTGGTATGGGCAGCGATGGCTTTGTCAATCGCCTGATCCTGCCCTAGGGCGGAGGGTGCGGAAGCGGCCTCGCGCAAACCCTTCAATTGGCCTTCGTAAGCGGTAAGCTGCCCCGCTAACTGCTCGACAGTTGTGCGCGCCTTGTCATAGGCGATGGACTTCTCGTCGAAAAATTCCTTGGAGACCAGCTTCTTTTCAAATTGGGCTTTGACGGTCTCAAACTCGGACTTCTTGAGGGTCACATCCGCCCGATTGATTTCCAGTTCGGCAGCGATTTTCTGCTTCTCCAACTCGAGGGTGGTCACCTCGAGCAGATTGCGGCTAACACTCATGCCGGTCCGCAGGCGCTCCAGTTCCAAATCCGCCAGCGCTACGGCCATCTCGGCCTGGACCAACGCGGGCTCCATGCCGAGGACCGAGCCAATTTGCTCACCCTTCCTCACGACCGTGAATGGCTCCACGGTCAACTCGGTGAGCGTGCCGTCCACCAAGCTCCTGACTTGATACTGAACTGAGGAAACCTCCCCAGTCAAACTCACCGGCAGGACCACTTGCTTCCAGATCATGGCGATGATCACCACCACAATGATGAACACCACAAAGGGGAGCAGTTGAATGCGGAACTCACGCCAGCGCTGAGCTGGGGGAACAGGGATGGGGCGCTTGTCGTCCATTGCTAGATTTCAGATTCTTCTTCCGCTTGCATGCTGGTGACCCGGGAGATGCCCTGAGTCTGACGCAACTCCGTGATCAACTCCTCGGATCGGGAAGGATCCCGGAGCAGCAACCGATAGGAGAGATCGGTGCCTTCATAACCTTCGTGGGTCCTCTGACTGGCCAAGTGAGCTTTTGCCGAGTGCCTGATCAAGACGCTGCTCAGCTCGCCCATTTCCTTGGGAGACTTTGCCCAGTGCAGGTTGACAATCAAATCATACCGATGGCGACTTCCGAACGAAGTGTACCACAAATAGAGCATCACGCCGGCACCCAAGGCACAGCCCAAGATCGCGCTCGAATACTTCTGGGTTCCCGCCGCCATCCCAATCACCAGGCTGATCAGGATGTAGGTGGTATCCAGGGTGTCCCGCAAAATGTTACGAAACCGAACGATCGCGAAAACCGCCATCATCCCGAACGCCGTCACCAGATTATTGGACAAGACCTGCATCACCAATGCGACAATCATCGGCATCAATACCAATGCGTTCACAAAGGATTTGGAATACGACAATCCCGAATGCGTGTGCATGTAAACCCACGCGATGACATGTCCACAAGCGAAGGCGAGGAGAAGCGCCAAAAGAACAGCCGGCCAATTTGTAGGAGCGGAGCCGTAATCGCCCTGAAGCAACCAGTCGAGCATAGTTTAGTTCAAAATCGCGATTTGATCGTTTAGGTTATCTCGCGGTGGAGGAGAGAGTGCCTAAATCTGGGGGTTTGGGAAGTACGATTGTAGAAAGATTTGCAGAACCCAGATCCGGAGTCAGGTCATCCAGAGCTTCACTGCGTTGGCGGGCCCGCACAAACCCAAGGTTCTCGGCACCCTCCACATATTTTGCCGCGCCACACTGCATGCAGCCAAACACCCTCACTAATTCGCCAAACCAACTCGGGAAGTGATTGGTGAACTTCAACTCAAGAATCACGTCGCGTCCAAACGGGATCACCGGGTTCTTCATCTCCGTGGAGAGTCGGGCGGTCGGCTCATAAGACGCGCGCACCACGCGGTCCAAGGTCACCCGAACCGAGTTATTGGTGGGATGCACATAGGCCTCACGCAGGTAGGCAATGTGAACCTTCGGCTTCGCGCAGATTTGCTGAGTCAGCTCGCAGAACCTCTGCAAAGAAATCAACTGCTTGGGCTCTTTGGACACCAAATGGGCATACTCGGGAATATGACCGGCCAGCAGCCACTCCACCGCATCATGCCGCACGCCCCCGCGCTGTTTCATGATGCAGTTGTTCATCCGCCGCTTAATCTCAAAGAAAACCGGCGTGTCCGGGTTGTTGTTGTAGAAACGAATCCGAAGCTTAAAGCGGTTCTTGTTGCCGTTGATGGTCTCCCGAGCCAACCGAAGATCGTCGTTGTCCAGGTAGAGGCTGTGCACCGGGTAGGAGAGATTGGGCTTCCCTTCCCCATACTCATCAAGCTCGAGATATGCCTGCACAAAATCTCGAACCTTGAGCGCCGTATCCTCATCAATGAGATACTTTTGCTCGAACCGCTGAGCTTGCATCCGATCTACCGACATATGCTTTTCTCAAGCCATCACCAAAATTCCCTACCGACTTCTTAACCGGATTTTCAATATCCAGTCTGAGAGGTTTTCTCACCTCTCGTTTCAGATCTTTTTATCAGATCTTTATATCCTTTCCCGGAGTTATTCCGAGATGGACCAACTTCAACCGAATGACCCGTCACGAGCCGACTCATCAGGACGTCCCGCGCCCAGATCCTCTCAGTAAGCCGCCCTGGAAAGGCGGCCCACGCATACCCGCTGCCGTTTCGGCCCGAGAGATGCATTTTGTAACACTATTGTTACATTCCAAAAAACCAATCGCAAATGCAAGATCGCTTCAGGTACGATGAGTATTGCCCGGCTGAATACGGATAAAGAAGCACCAAATTCTGTCTTTGCCCACAAAAAACCTTATCCGCATCCTCAGGCCCAGGGGCTTGAGTTCCGAAAGCCTACTCTAGGAACATCGCGCCGTCTCATGAAAAAGGCCAATTCAAATCACAATGAGCATTGAAAGCCCCTGCTCTCTCGTGTTTCATCCTGAGCGTGCAAACACGGTTGGTTGAAGTTGTCGGGCTGCTTAAACTGCCCGGAGGGAGTCTGGCGTGCCACTCAGCGTTGGGCCTGGCGTTGATCGGAAGTCTCATCATTACCTCCCCCGCGTCGGGACAGACCGCTGACCCGGTCCTTAAAACGTCCCACCCCCACGGATCCGTCCACTCCGCCAACTACCCCCTGTCCATCAGTCTCGTTTTTGGACAGACGGGATGGTCGGAGGATTCCCTCAAGCTATCCCTCGACGGCACCGATGTCACTGCCGCGGCACAGCTCAAGAGCAGTCTCTATACCTGGCAGCTCGAGTTGCCACTCAGCCTGGTTCGCGAGTCCCACCATTCCTACGAGGTCCGAGTGCAATCCCCGCGCCGACCCGACTTCGTCTTTTCGGCAACGTTCTCCACCGATGTCCGGGGCGCCGGCGATCTGCTGATTGAGGCCGAGGATTTCAACTACGGCGGCGGGGCGTTCAAGCCGGCCGCCGCTCTCCCAAACTACCCCGGAGGAGCCTATGAAGGCTTGGGAGCGGTGCACGCCGTTGACTATTTCCAGGCCACGGCATCCAACAGCATTAACGACAATTACCGGGTCGGAGAGGAACGAAACGTTACGATCCTTTACTCGGATAAACTGGAACGAAGCGGGTACGATCTCACCCGAAGCTGGATCGTGGTCGGCGGGCGCGCGGACTGGTTCAACTACACCCGCCCTTTCACCCGTGGTTACTTCTGGGTCTACGCTGCCGTCTCCGCCCCTCCGGAAGCAGGCAGGCTGCAAGGCTCGCTCAGCCGAGTGACCAACCCCCAGTCGACCGAACAAAGCAGCCAAGAACTGGGTCTGTTCGAAGGCGATGCGGGGGAAGGCTGGGGCGAAAACCGACTGCTGCCGCTGATCGATCCGAGCACCCAAGCGCGGGTCCCCGTGCTGATGGACGGAACGGAAACCATCCGCTACTCGGTCGGCCAGGGAGCCTTGGATTATTTAGTCTTCGTTCCCTTCTTTCCCCTCACACTGACCCCTTTGTCCCGGAACCGCATCCAACTAGACTGGACCGGGTCGGGACTATTGGAGGAAGCCTCCGATCCCGCAGGCCCCTGGGAGGCAAAGGGGGGCTACCTGATTCCCCCGGTCGAGATCATCCTGCCCGAGCAATCGTCCCGGGGATTCTATCGGCTCCGCCCACCGGCCCAACCTGTCAGTCTGCCGTCGGCCGTCCCCCATGGACCGTCACCGGAGATCCGTCCGCGATAAAGGCTGAAGCCGGCGGACGCGACAGGGGCTCCACCAGCGCATCGCCATACACGGCCGAGACATCACAATCGAAGGCGGACTCCACCGCCGACCAGATTCTCCAGGAGGGATGCTCGACCTGATACTCCAGAGTGCTTCCGTCCCTCTGAGCGGTGTATCCCCAATAGTGCTCGGTGATAAATTCATCGAGCGTGCCAGGCCGAACCACACGCGGGTTCCCCTCCCCGCGCGCAAACACCCGATTCCAACGATCTTGCACCTTCCATTCGTACGACGCCGATATCCCATCCCCCCCGGTGGTGACTTGATGCCTCATCGGATGACATACATATCGCTCGTTGTAGGCCAGGCGTGCGGTGGCGGCAATCGCCGCCTTGGGGACGATTTCCTTGATAAACACCACCCCACGTCGCCAATCATCGCCCGCAAAACGACGCACGTAGAAGCGCAGGTTCACCTCTTCAAAATCCTGATGGAAGGGCACCGAAACGCCCAGCACCCGGGTCTGCAGGAACAGAAATCCGACCACCGACACAAAGGCCCTGCCTTGATACGTGTCCAGGACCGTGCCCCGCGGAACCAGTGGCTCCAGCAGCGCGCGGTCCACCTCGTAATTCAGCATCACCAACTGCCTCCACTCGGCTGTCAAAAAGGCTCCCATGCACCCCTCCTTGCGTCCCCGCGCTCAGACGAGCTTCCACGCCTTGAAAAGGCGGCGATACTCCTCCGCCAAAAGCTCGAAGCGAGATCGGCTCTCCGACGACACCAGGATCTTGAACTCACCGATGGGCAGGCCTCGAGCCAGCGTGACGGCGGCGATATTGTAGGGGAACTCAAGTTTAGCCAGCAGCCCACCCACCTCGTTAAGCATTAACGCTTCCGGGATTTCAGCCCGCGACTTGCCCGCTCGAACCTGCTGAAACGTCTTCACCACCAAGTCTCCCACCCCGTTGGACAAACCGCTCACGACTCCGGAAACCCCCAATGCCACCGCCTCGGGTATCGCCGTATCAGACCCGGTGATCACGGAGAATCCTTTCTCAGCCCCTAATGCGACCAAATCCCGATGGTAAGCAAAGTCAGCGCCGCTTTGCTTGATCCCCAACAACGGCGCCCGATCCGCGAACGCCGCGATGGTCTCGAGCCCGATCTTATACCCGACTCGCTCCGGGAAGTTGTAAAGGAACACCGGAAGCGCGGCCGCTTCGGCGGTGCGCAGAAAAAACTCCAACTGATCGGCCGGGTTCAGGACGTAGTAGTACGGGGGGAGCAAGGACAAGGCGTCCAAACCCAAAGATTTGGAATGGCGCGCCAGCTCCAGCGCGACGCGGGGACGCAGGTCGCTCACGTTGGCCATGATCGGCAAGCCTCCTGAGTTCGCCTTAGCCACCTCCAACACACGCTTGCGCTGATCCACCTCCAAGTGGGGAAACTCTCCGGTCGTACCCAGCACCATCAACCCATCCGCCCCCCACGTGACACAGGCCTTGATGATGGAAATGAACTCCTGCTCCAGGAGCCGTCCACAGCTGTCGGTCGGGATCCATAGGGCCGGAACCACGCCGCGTTGAAGTGGATGCTTCAGAGGACCGGATGCGTCTCGATTCATGTGCAAAAATCCTAGCGTGAGCAACGAATCCAAAACAACTCGAATAAAACGGACACCCGAATAAAGCGCACTTGAGTTTATCTCCGGCGTTTCCATACTCAGCCTCTCTGAAAAGCACCATGAACTCACTCGGCATTGCCATCATCGGATGCGGCGGAATCACTCTGCAAAACCACCTCCCCGGACTCGCCCTGTGCCCGGATGTCAAAGTATCGGCGCTCTGCGATACCGATCCAGCCACCTTGGAACGCGCCCGCCAGCAGACCGGCGTTGCGGTCACCTCCACGCGCTACGAAGACATCGTCAAACGGGACGATGTCCAAGCCGTCATCATCGCCACCCCCAATTTCACACATGCTCCCATCGCGCTGGAAGCCATCCGCCACGGCAAACATGTGCTGTCAGAGAAACCGCTAGCGCTCAACGCGGCCGACGCCCTGCAGATGGCCAGTGAAGCCGACCGCGCAAACGTGCGCCACATGACGGCCTTCACTTACCGGTTCGTACCCGCCATGCGGTACCTCGCCCACTTGGTCAAACAAGGCGCGATCGGCCAGCCTTACCATTACCGCTCCTGCCGCCTGCAGGATTGGGGCACCCGCAACCTGGGCTGGCGCCAGGTCAAAAAGCTCGCCGGCACCGGAGAACTGGGCGACATGCTCTCGCATCGAATTGATTTTTCCCATCTCTTGGTGGGACGCATGAAGCGTCTGGTCGCCAACACCCTCATCGTCCACCATCAACGCCAATCAGCCCCCAGTGACCTCGACGATTGGGTGGCCATCCTGGCCGAGTTCGCGAACGGTGCCACCGGCGTTCTGGAAAGCAGCAAGCTGGCCAGCGGACGCAACGAAAGCTGGCGCAGTCTGGATTATGCGGAGATCAACGGCAGCGAGGCCTCCTATGTCTTCATCACCGGCCAATGGAACAAACTCCAAACCGGCAAGGTCGGCGGGCCGGGGCTCGAGACCATCGAGATCCCCCAGGAGTTCTACACTTGGCCTGGCTCACCCCGCGATCCCGGACAAGGGGACCCGTTGGTGACTTTCCGATACGACCAAGCCTGGGAATTCATCGACGCCATCCGAAACCAACGGCCCTGCCAACCCAGCTTCCACGAGGGAGCCCAGGCGCAGGTAGTCATGGATGCGGCCGTCCGGTCGGCCGAAACCAAGCAGTGGGTCGACCTGGCTTGACTCACCATCCCCAACCCAACCCACTATTCCTCATGAACCACGGCAATGCAGTAGTCACTGGCGCAGGCAGCGGAGTCGGGCAGGCGATCGCCATCGCCCTCGCGCAGGAGGGCTATGATGTCGCCCTCGTCGGACGGCGCGCCGAGTCACTCGAAGAGACCCGAGTCAAGGCGGGCGCACACGCCACGCGCATGCTCCCATTTGTCTGCGACCTCAGCGTGCAAAGCCAAATCGCCGAGATGGGTGCCGCCGTGCTGCAACGGTTCAAGGCCATCGATGTTCTGGTCAACGCCGCGGGCACCAATGTTCCGCAACGAAGCCTGGAGGTGCTGTCCGACGCCGATTACCACTGGATGATGAACACCAACCTCAACGGCGCTTACTTCTGCGTTCAGGCA
This window harbors:
- a CDS encoding FIST C-terminal domain-containing protein; the protein is MQNEFSIAGYWTGDADEARFAAWCRDLCSKLHPHPVSLGLVFISPRYFSVAEKLLDILRVEARIPWLVGCSGNSLVSGEREIEEEAGISVGLFYFPDTQLEAIRFNQEQVEEWNGAGYWHLETGRTPETVQSWLVFADPFTLNSEVWLRQWNDAFPGVPILGGLASGDYAARKTQIYCNGKVYEDGGVALAFSGAVGMVGVISQGCTPIGEAWTITKTERNVILEIGNRPAYQVLFETLSALPASLQAVTRGNLFVGLAMNEYQDDFQRGDFLIRNILAADAETGAIAIGALPRPGQTLQFHRRDAEASSEDMTVTLRRSQNQLSGSRVLGGCLCSCNGRGYRLFGRVHHDAHRVQQAFGPLGLVGFFCNGELGPIAGKNYLHGYTASVALFVQHSA
- a CDS encoding DUF2071 domain-containing protein, whose amino-acid sequence is MGAFLTAEWRQLVMLNYEVDRALLEPLVPRGTVLDTYQGRAFVSVVGFLFLQTRVLGVSVPFHQDFEEVNLRFYVRRFAGDDWRRGVVFIKEIVPKAAIAATARLAYNERYVCHPMRHQVTTGGDGISASYEWKVQDRWNRVFARGEGNPRVVRPGTLDEFITEHYWGYTAQRDGSTLEYQVEHPSWRIWSAVESAFDCDVSAVYGDALVEPLSRPPASAFIADGSPVTVHGGRPTAD
- a CDS encoding HlyD family efflux transporter periplasmic adaptor subunit produces the protein MDDKRPIPVPPAQRWREFRIQLLPFVVFIIVVVIIAMIWKQVVLPVSLTGEVSSVQYQVRSLVDGTLTELTVEPFTVVRKGEQIGSVLGMEPALVQAEMAVALADLELERLRTGMSVSRNLLEVTTLELEKQKIAAELEINRADVTLKKSEFETVKAQFEKKLVSKEFFDEKSIAYDKARTTVEQLAGQLTAYEGQLKGLREAASAPSALGQDQAIDKAIAAHTNQLAVLARPVPLIAPADGVVSLVSFRPGEKVRAGDPIVIVTSTNVTHIIGYIRQPVYRMPNVNDEVRVRTRRQDRSVASARVLKVAPQFEYLNPALVSPDNTRLEKALSVLVSLPAGMTLRPGEFVDLMFTGK
- a CDS encoding DUF4956 domain-containing protein; amino-acid sequence: MLDWLLQGDYGSAPTNWPAVLLALLLAFACGHVIAWVYMHTHSGLSYSKSFVNALVLMPMIVALVMQVLSNNLVTAFGMMAVFAIVRFRNILRDTLDTTYILISLVIGMAAGTQKYSSAILGCALGAGVMLYLWYTSFGSRHRYDLIVNLHWAKSPKEMGELSSVLIRHSAKAHLASQRTHEGYEGTDLSYRLLLRDPSRSEELITELRQTQGISRVTSMQAEEESEI
- a CDS encoding polyphosphate polymerase domain-containing protein is translated as MSVDRMQAQRFEQKYLIDEDTALKVRDFVQAYLELDEYGEGKPNLSYPVHSLYLDNDDLRLARETINGNKNRFKLRIRFYNNNPDTPVFFEIKRRMNNCIMKQRGGVRHDAVEWLLAGHIPEYAHLVSKEPKQLISLQRFCELTQQICAKPKVHIAYLREAYVHPTNNSVRVTLDRVVRASYEPTARLSTEMKNPVIPFGRDVILELKFTNHFPSWFGELVRVFGCMQCGAAKYVEGAENLGFVRARQRSEALDDLTPDLGSANLSTIVLPKPPDLGTLSSTAR
- a CDS encoding alkaline phosphatase family protein; translation: MDRDFDFPPSSCLPVDRASTSGLPLATRQRGSVWIAAFLSFLGGAWLECAAAEANPRNVFLITADGLRWQEVFRGAEDFALTKEFGNVGNSNAIAKLYHRPTPAQRREALLPFLWGTVAQQGQIWGNRDLGSDVRVSNGHHFSYPGYNEFLTGFADPAVRSNDKILNANTNVFEWLEGRPEFRGRVAAAVNWDVLPWILNAPRAGFPVWSGFDVPEGTERLPVPSALNEMVERGRTVWSGVLLDTFVGYAAKHAVRTLKPRAMYVSFGETDDWAHEGHYERYLKAATEFDRFIGELWALVQSLPEYRGNTSFVITVDHGRGPAPVAWRNHGKEIPDSAYIWFAVLGPDTPALGERSKTPLCLQAQVAATVAALVGQDFHGAFPRSAKPLPEVIGVASAPR